CacctgtttttttatttcttctgCTTGTATAGGGGCCTGTCTGTAGGGTTTTACGTATATAGGGTCCTCGTTCTTTGTtcttataaagtgttttacTTGATTCGTAAATGAGAGAGGAAGTAAGTCGCTATAAAATATGTCCTTATATTCCATACATAAGTTATGTATCTGCTGACGTTCTTCCGCATTCATATGATCAAGTCGTAATTTGGCTAAGTTTTGTGTCAATATCTCATCTATTTCAATATTTCTTTCATCCATCATACTATTAACCTGACATTCCGTACTACTTTCATACTGTTCTGTTTTAAACGGGTGTGTTATAGTTAATGTCATCTGTTCATCACGAGTATTTTGAATAACCGTGGTAGCATATCCATTTGTACACCTAACTAGCGCGCTAGGCATCCTTACTCCTTCACAAAATTccgtataatttaaaatagctTCGCCTGAATATAAATCAGTCGGCAATTTCACTCGTTGTTCAGAGCGGGGGGCCAGTTCTATGACGTGGTCCTCGCGATTGTGTATAATAGGTATAGATGTCGTGTTCGTTCGTAACACGTGATGTTTATAATCAACAATGGCTTGTAACTGCTCTAACAAGTCAGAGCCGATAAGTCCATCGTACCGCGCATCTACATTGTAGATATAGAATTTGTGCTGACCCGAATTATTTAAGCTGGGAAATAGCGGAATATTTATGACTTCGTTATGTTTACTTGATGAGTGTGTACTAATCACTTCGAATGGTTCGTGAACTATTTGGTCATGAAAATACTGATATGCTAAACGTGGGCTTATAAAAGATTTCATACTTCCTGAATCTATCATGAATTTACCGTTGATTTCGGGAAGATAAATATGCGGTAATTTTAAGTTCGGGTCACAATTTAATTCTAATTTTTCCGGGGGATGTTTGAGGCTGTTATGTGAAAATTTTCTATTTGTTCAGGGGTTGCATTTTCCTGTGTCAGTTCCTCGGATGATTCCTGTAATTGACAGTCAGAAAAGTTACCTTCGATATCTGGATGATGTACTTGTTCTGCAGGTACATCGTCTAGGTAGACGTACTGCTCCGGGTTGTAATAATTTGGTTGGTATTGGTCCTCTTCGTAGAGGCACagttcatttaatttaaaaccctGGTTAGGTCTCTGAGGTGCGGTTCTCATCGACACATCGTTTGAATAAACATGCTGTGGTGCGGCCGCGGGCTTGTTCCAAATCGGAACTGTGGGTTTGTACCCAATTTGTTGAGGATTATTATTTCCGAATTTTTGTGCAGTTGTCATACCAAACTGTGGTCTATAGCCGAACTGCGGGGGTTTGTATCCGAACTGCGGGGGTTTGTATCCGAATTGCGGAGGCTTGTAGCCAAATTGTGGCTGTGGTGGCCTATACCCAATTTGTGGATTGCTGTTCCCTAACTGCGGCCTGTAGCCATAGGGTTGATTATTGAATGATTGGACTGCCATACTATTATTAAATCGAGGGGTGTAACCGGTGGGTAATATCGGTCTAAGGCCGGTTGGCTGGAGTTGGCCATAACTGATAAGCTTTGCGTCGAGTTTTTGTGTGGGCGTTGTTACTAGTGTGTTCTGAGACTTTACCATAGAGCTAGGAAGAGTCATTTTATTACGCATAACATACTGATCGTGGAAATTGACCTCCTCCAATACAATTTCCAATGCTTTTTCCAAAGTAGCGGGGGCTTTAAGGCGAACAATGCGCACCATATTTTCGGGGAGATTATACAAAAATACGTTGAGTGACGTATTGGTGTAAATAGcaattttactattttttatgttcGCGTCTTCGATTCTATTTacctttgaaattaaaatagaaCGCACTGACTGGATCCTGTTGCAAAAATCAAGATAGCTTTCGTTAGGattaattttgagagtttctAATTCTATGGCAATACACTCTTCGTTTCGCGGGTCTCCAAAATGTTGCACGAGTAATTCCTTAAAATTATCCCAGTGCATAATATCCTGCCTCTCACTTACAAGGGCAGCAGCATCACCTGCTAGTCTACTGGTTATAGCATGCATGATATATGTGTCTTGGGCCTCATTACCTCTAAATCTTTCTATAATATATTCGCTTTTAgccaaaaacaaatttaatatgcGTTTATCCCCATTAAAGATGGGTATGATCTTTAGTACTTCGCCCGGAATGAGCGTTATACTCTCCATGCCTACCTGATCAggcattttgaatatttattacacaatTCACTTAGTctaagtttaaattttaatcttatttataacacaagtatttataggtatatatatatattacaaattttagtaagtactaaTATTTCTAACTATAGATAACGTTATAATGAGAGAGTTCTTATCTCAAGATAACCCAAGAAATTTTACTTGTAGAGGGAATTTGGACAGGAGGTGAAAAGTTGTACTCACCAGCCGGTCGGTATAATCCTTCCGCCTTGACACATTTGTTTGGTTCGCAGTAGGACACTGTTAACACTATCCGCGGCGCGTTTCCCGGAACGCGCGGAAAACCGGTAAGAGTTCTATAACCGAATTTTCACGGGATAATTCAGTTATCCTACCGAATCGGCTGCGCCAGTCAAGATTGCGGGAGCGATCGgaaggtttttaaaaactaattatttaattaaaacgagACACGTCTTAGCAGAAGCGCATGCTAAATCGATCTAATGTATTCAACGACCAAAATGACTTACGAGCTAAACAAGATAACAATTTGCTTACTCTAACTTACTGCTAACAGA
The sequence above is a segment of the Plutella xylostella chromosome 29, ilPluXylo3.1, whole genome shotgun sequence genome. Coding sequences within it:
- the LOC125490950 gene encoding uncharacterized protein LOC125490950, whose translation is MPDQVGMESITLIPGEVLKIIPIFNGDKRILNLFLAKSEYIIERFRGNEAQDTYIMHAITSRLAGDAAALVSERQDIMHWDNFKELLVQHFGDPRNEECIAIELETLKINPNESYLDFCNRIQSVRSILISKVNRIEDANIKNSKIAIYTNTSLNVFLYNLPENMVRIVRLKAPATLEKALEIVLEEVNFHDQYVMRNKMTLPSSMVKSQNTLVTTPTQKLDAKLISYGQLQPTGLRPILPTGYTPRFNNSMAVQSFNNQPYGYRPQLGNSNPQIGYRPPQPQFGYKPPQFGYKPPQFGYKPPQFGYRPQFGMTTAQKFGNNNPQQIGYKPTVPIWNKPAAAPQHVYSNDVSMRTAPQRPNQGFKLNELCLYEEDQYQPNYYNPEQYVYLDDVPAEQVHHPDIEGGVWSP